The following coding sequences are from one Nicotiana tomentosiformis chromosome 3, ASM39032v3, whole genome shotgun sequence window:
- the LOC104115840 gene encoding glutathione S-transferase U10-like, with protein sequence MEDENKVTLHGMWISSYAKKVELALKIKGITFDYVEEDLSNKSSLLLKYNSVYKKVPVLLHRGRPVSESLVILEYIDETWKNQPRFLPEDPYERATVRFWATYCLQISDTMKKAFISAQEVDKDRAFDEFFEKLQVMEEGMKDFFPGERSNICAETMGLLDIIIVGSLGTYKAAAEVLRMKILDPQRNPFIYSWVNTLLELPLVKQTLPPHDKVVSRLEFIKQNGFTFQTNI encoded by the exons ATGGAAGATGAAAACAAAGTTACTCTACATGGAATGTGGATTAGCAGTTACGCGAAGAAAGTGGAGTTGGCTCTCAAAATCAAAGGCATAACTTTTGATTATGTTGAAGAAGATTTGAGCAACAAAAGTTCTCTGCTTCTCAAATATAATTCCGTTTATAAGAAGGTTCCAGTATTACTTCACCGTGGAAGACCTGTTTCTGAGTCCCTTGTAATTCTTGAATACATCGATGAAACCTGGAAAAACCAACCACGATTCTTACCAGAAGATCCTTATGAAAGAGCCACAGTTCGTTTCTGGGCTACTTACTGCCTTCAG ATATCAGATACCATGAAGAAAGCATTCATTTCAGCCCAAGAAGTTGACAAGGACAGAGCATTTGATGAGTTCTTTGAGAAACTTCAAGTGATGGAAGAAGGAATGAAAGATTTTTTCCCAGGGGAAAGGTCTAATATCTGCGCTGAGACTATGGGACTTTTAGATATAATAATTGTGGGTTCACTTGGTACATATAAAGCAGCAGCAGAAGTACTCAGAATGAAGATTTTGGATCCTCAAAGGAATCCATTTATATATTCATGGGTGAATACTCTACTTGAGCTGCCTTTGGTGAAACAGACTCTTCCTCCACATGACAAGGTGGTTTCAAGACTTGAGTTCATTAAGCAAAATGGCTTTACGTTTCAAACCAATATTTGA